A section of the Roseovarius sp. W115 genome encodes:
- a CDS encoding fumarylacetoacetate hydrolase family protein, giving the protein MKIASLDDGSPDGALVVVSDDLRMQRPCTDRTLRDALDMKRLVPELTEQPFDEGSCGAVLPRATQFLDGSAYVNHVDLVRRARGADMPPSFWTDPLMYQGCSTFIGPQDDITGDPDWGIDFEAEIAVITGDVPQGASADEAAGFIEYVLLINDISLRALIPDELSKGFGFVQSKPPSATSPLAVTPAALPGWDGRKLHGILHVDLNGQPFGRANAGVDMTFDFGTLIAHAAKTRPLPAGTIIGSGTISNRDADEGPGQPVARGGRGYSCIAEQRMVETILTGQAHTPFLRPGDTVKIWMQDDAGRSIFGTINQKVAPWP; this is encoded by the coding sequence ATGAAGATTGCGTCGCTTGACGATGGGTCGCCGGATGGCGCGCTGGTTGTCGTTTCTGATGACCTTCGCATGCAGCGGCCCTGCACCGACCGCACGCTGCGCGACGCACTGGACATGAAGCGCCTTGTGCCAGAGCTCACCGAACAGCCCTTTGACGAGGGATCTTGCGGTGCCGTGCTGCCCCGGGCAACGCAGTTTCTGGATGGATCCGCCTATGTGAACCATGTGGATTTGGTGCGCCGTGCGCGCGGCGCCGATATGCCCCCAAGCTTTTGGACCGATCCGTTGATGTATCAGGGCTGTTCCACCTTCATCGGTCCGCAGGACGACATCACCGGAGACCCGGATTGGGGCATCGACTTTGAGGCCGAGATTGCCGTGATTACCGGTGACGTGCCGCAAGGCGCCAGCGCGGATGAGGCCGCGGGGTTCATCGAATACGTCCTGTTGATCAATGATATCTCGCTGCGCGCGCTGATCCCCGACGAGCTGTCCAAGGGGTTTGGGTTTGTGCAATCCAAACCGCCCTCGGCCACGTCGCCGCTGGCGGTGACCCCCGCTGCGCTGCCGGGGTGGGACGGGCGGAAACTGCACGGCATCCTGCATGTGGACCTCAACGGCCAGCCCTTTGGCCGGGCCAATGCAGGTGTCGACATGACCTTTGATTTCGGCACGCTGATTGCCCATGCCGCGAAGACCCGGCCCTTGCCAGCCGGGACAATCATTGGATCGGGCACGATTTCAAATCGCGATGCGGATGAAGGGCCGGGCCAACCGGTGGCCCGGGGCGGGCGGGGATATTCCTGTATCGCCGAACAGCGCATGGTTGAAACGATCCTGACGGGTCAGGCGCACACACCGTTCCTTCGGCCCGGCGATACGGTGAAAATCTGGATGCAGGATGATGCGGGCCGGTCGATCTTTGGCACGATCAACCAGAAAGTGGCACCATGGCCCTAG
- a CDS encoding ABC transporter permease subunit: protein MYNKRSRFLTVMVSLGLAFFYIPLLLLVIYSFNHSKLVPVWGGWSTRWYKVLFFESPEVWSAVALSLKIAFVNATFATMLGTLAALAMVRFGRFKGRTLFGGMLVAPLVMPEVITGLSLLVFFISLQELIGWPAERGFTTITIAHITFSMAFVAVTVQARLTGMGQDLEEAAADLGAKPFKVLTAITIPRLTPALVSGWLLAFTLSLDDLVIASFVTGPGANTLPILIFSRIRLGLRPDINALATIIILVVAICVTIAALIMYRQHKRDLLDQQLAERAD, encoded by the coding sequence ATGTACAACAAACGCTCTCGCTTTCTGACGGTCATGGTGAGCCTCGGGCTAGCCTTCTTTTACATCCCGCTCCTGCTTTTGGTGATCTACTCTTTCAACCACTCCAAGCTGGTGCCGGTTTGGGGCGGGTGGTCAACGCGCTGGTACAAAGTGCTGTTTTTCGAGTCCCCCGAAGTCTGGAGCGCTGTAGCGCTTAGTCTCAAGATCGCTTTCGTGAATGCGACTTTCGCCACCATGCTTGGTACACTTGCAGCGCTTGCGATGGTCCGGTTTGGCCGATTCAAAGGACGCACGCTTTTCGGCGGGATGCTTGTCGCGCCACTGGTGATGCCAGAAGTCATAACGGGTCTGTCCTTGCTGGTGTTTTTCATATCTCTGCAAGAATTGATCGGCTGGCCTGCGGAGCGTGGATTCACCACCATCACGATCGCGCATATAACCTTCTCCATGGCCTTTGTTGCGGTCACGGTGCAAGCGCGCCTGACCGGTATGGGGCAGGACCTTGAAGAAGCTGCCGCAGACCTGGGCGCAAAACCGTTCAAGGTTCTCACGGCAATCACCATCCCGCGCCTTACCCCCGCGCTGGTATCGGGCTGGCTGTTGGCCTTCACGCTTTCGCTTGATGATCTGGTGATCGCAAGCTTTGTCACCGGCCCCGGGGCAAACACGCTTCCAATACTCATTTTCTCGCGCATTCGACTTGGCTTGCGCCCGGACATTAATGCATTGGCCACCATCATCATTCTCGTCGTGGCGATCTGCGTAACCATTGCAGCCCTTATCATGTACCGCCAGCACAAGCGGGACCTGTTGGATCAGCAATTGGCTGAACGGGCCGACTGA
- a CDS encoding ABC transporter permease subunit, translating into MTDLTNSPVSATSQQDIGFLQSLARRAQNNWRKIVILIPFVWLLFFFLFPFFIVAKISLAELAIASPPFTKLIEWTDTGVINIRIVFDNFTYILTDNLYSNTYLNSLKISVLSTLICLLFGYPIAYGIVRSGPVMKPLLLFLVILPFWTSFLLRVYAWMGLLADQGTINNLLISIGLIDEPIRMLYTEFAVFVGIVYTYMPFMILPLYANMEKLDTSLNEAAADLGSKPTNTFFKVTLPLTIPGIIAGSLLVFIPATGEYVIPDLLGGGNVQMIGRVLFNEFSRNTDWPVASAVAIVLLFLLVVPIAVFQHYQGKENEGR; encoded by the coding sequence ATGACCGATCTAACGAACAGTCCGGTCTCTGCGACCTCTCAGCAAGACATCGGTTTTCTGCAATCTCTCGCCAGACGGGCACAGAACAATTGGCGCAAGATCGTCATACTGATCCCTTTTGTGTGGCTGCTCTTCTTCTTTCTCTTTCCGTTTTTCATTGTCGCCAAGATCAGTTTGGCAGAGCTGGCCATCGCAAGCCCCCCGTTCACCAAGCTGATTGAGTGGACGGATACGGGTGTGATCAACATCCGTATTGTCTTTGACAATTTCACCTACATCCTGACCGACAACCTGTATTCCAACACTTATCTCAACTCGCTCAAGATCTCAGTTCTCTCAACACTGATCTGTCTGTTGTTTGGCTATCCCATTGCTTATGGGATCGTGCGATCCGGTCCTGTGATGAAGCCGCTTTTGCTCTTCCTGGTGATCTTGCCGTTCTGGACGTCTTTCTTGTTGCGCGTCTATGCTTGGATGGGCCTTTTGGCGGATCAGGGCACGATCAACAACTTGCTGATCTCGATTGGGCTTATCGATGAACCCATCCGGATGCTCTATACTGAATTCGCGGTCTTTGTGGGTATCGTCTATACCTACATGCCATTCATGATCCTGCCGCTTTACGCCAATATGGAAAAGCTCGACACCAGCCTGAATGAAGCAGCAGCCGATCTGGGATCAAAGCCGACAAACACCTTTTTCAAAGTAACCTTGCCGCTGACGATCCCGGGCATCATCGCGGGCTCACTTCTGGTGTTCATCCCGGCCACGGGCGAATATGTCATTCCCGATCTTCTTGGAGGCGGCAACGTGCAAATGATTGGCCGCGTGCTCTTTAACGAGTTTTCGCGCAACACCGACTGGCCCGTCGCCTCGGCAGTCGCCATTGTACTTCTGTTCCTTCTCGTGGTGCCTATCGCCGTCTTCCAGCACTACCAAGGCAAAGAAAACGAGGGGCGTTAG
- a CDS encoding TetR/AcrR family transcriptional regulator: MPVKTRHETANKRTAPRDVRRKQLIMAAMDSISKRGFSDTTLRHVTEKAKVSHGVVNYHFASKEALYDATLGYLAQEHFDLWTKYQKEAGSDPARQLAAILRADFDKKVCTHKKLAVWFAFWGQAKYRPNYLKIHNRYDNQRFEEIMHICARLIEEGGYIDLSAPRATRLIESISDGHWLSLMLYPSETDGETCYQDSLHALSLLFPKHFPLDKA, translated from the coding sequence ATGCCGGTTAAAACGCGCCATGAGACCGCCAATAAGCGCACGGCCCCGCGGGACGTGCGGCGCAAACAACTCATCATGGCGGCCATGGACTCGATATCCAAGCGCGGCTTTTCCGATACAACGTTGCGGCATGTCACGGAAAAGGCCAAGGTTTCGCATGGCGTGGTGAACTATCACTTTGCCAGCAAAGAAGCGCTCTATGACGCAACGCTCGGCTATCTGGCGCAAGAGCATTTTGATCTGTGGACCAAATATCAGAAGGAGGCCGGTTCAGACCCTGCACGGCAACTCGCTGCGATCCTGCGTGCAGATTTTGACAAGAAGGTCTGCACCCACAAAAAGCTGGCTGTTTGGTTCGCATTTTGGGGACAGGCCAAGTACCGGCCAAACTATCTCAAGATCCACAACCGGTATGACAATCAACGGTTTGAAGAGATTATGCACATCTGTGCCCGGCTCATCGAAGAGGGCGGATATATCGATCTGAGCGCGCCGCGTGCGACTCGGTTGATCGAGTCCATCTCAGATGGTCATTGGCTCAGTTTGATGCTCTACCCATCCGAGACCGATGGTGAGACGTGTTATCAAGACAGCCTGCATGCGCTGAGCCTTTTGTTTCCCAAGCATTTTCCACTGGACAAGGCATAG
- a CDS encoding MBL fold metallo-hydrolase, with product MAKAFASQSDLTEKEISFTEIGRGLYAFTAEGDPNSGVIVGDDSVMIIEAQATPRLAGKVIECVRQVTDKPITHLALTHYHAVRVLGASAYSADQVIMSDAARAMVAERGQEDWDSEFQRFPRLFEGHESIPGLTWPTTTFSEAMSVYLGNRRVDLMHLGRAHTAGDIVIHVPDENVMFTGDIVEYHSACYCGDGHFADWGDTLDAVKAFEVDAIAPGRGGALMGREMVDAAIESTRDFVGSTYAPAARVAARGGSLKEAWDAVRAACDPKFSDYAIYEHCLPFNVARAYDEARGIDTPRIWTAQRDIEMWEALQG from the coding sequence ATGGCCAAGGCGTTTGCCTCTCAGAGTGATCTGACCGAGAAAGAAATCAGCTTTACCGAGATCGGGCGCGGTCTTTATGCCTTTACGGCCGAGGGCGACCCCAATTCCGGTGTGATTGTCGGCGATGACAGCGTCATGATCATCGAGGCCCAAGCCACACCGCGCCTGGCTGGAAAGGTGATTGAATGCGTGCGGCAGGTAACCGACAAACCGATCACCCATCTGGCGCTGACCCACTACCATGCTGTGCGTGTGCTCGGCGCGTCGGCTTACAGCGCGGATCAGGTGATCATGTCAGATGCCGCCCGTGCCATGGTGGCCGAACGCGGCCAGGAAGACTGGGACAGCGAATTCCAGCGCTTCCCGCGCCTTTTTGAGGGGCATGAGAGCATTCCGGGTTTAACCTGGCCCACGACAACCTTCTCTGAGGCGATGAGCGTTTATCTGGGCAACCGCCGCGTCGACCTGATGCATCTGGGCCGGGCGCACACGGCCGGCGATATCGTTATTCATGTACCCGATGAGAACGTGATGTTCACAGGCGACATCGTTGAATACCACTCGGCTTGCTACTGCGGAGACGGACATTTTGCCGATTGGGGCGACACGCTGGATGCCGTCAAAGCCTTTGAGGTGGACGCCATTGCACCGGGCCGCGGCGGGGCGCTGATGGGGCGTGAAATGGTGGATGCCGCAATTGAAAGCACGCGTGACTTTGTCGGCAGCACCTATGCCCCTGCCGCGCGGGTTGCCGCGCGGGGAGGATCTTTGAAAGAGGCATGGGATGCCGTGCGCGCGGCCTGTGATCCGAAATTCTCGGACTACGCAATCTACGAGCATTGCCTGCCCTTCAACGTCGCCCGCGCCTATGACGAGGCGCGTGGGATTGACACGCCAAGGATATGGACCGCCCAGCGTGATATAGAGATGTGGGAGGCGTTGCAGGGGTGA
- a CDS encoding DUF2585 family protein: MTAIRLPYVIVAGISLATLVTLILMGRNLTCPCGWVDLWGTVNTSEGSQQVFDWYWPSHLLHGFIFYAILWAVARRVELGWRLVIAALLECAWEIVENTNAVIERYREVTISLDYYGDSVLNSASDIAAMLFGFWLARRLPVWMSLVIVIGFELLTLSIIRDNLTLNVIMLIAPVEAIADWQGGG; encoded by the coding sequence ATGACCGCGATACGTCTTCCATATGTGATTGTCGCAGGGATCAGCCTTGCCACGCTCGTGACACTGATCCTGATGGGCCGCAACCTGACTTGCCCCTGCGGATGGGTGGATTTGTGGGGCACGGTGAACACGTCGGAGGGCAGCCAGCAGGTGTTTGACTGGTACTGGCCCAGTCATTTGCTGCACGGGTTCATCTTTTACGCCATCTTGTGGGCCGTGGCCCGGCGGGTTGAGCTCGGCTGGCGGTTGGTCATTGCCGCGCTGTTGGAATGCGCCTGGGAGATTGTTGAGAACACCAATGCGGTGATTGAGCGGTATCGTGAGGTGACGATCTCGCTGGATTACTACGGCGACAGCGTGCTCAACTCTGCGTCCGACATTGCGGCCATGCTGTTTGGGTTCTGGCTGGCGCGGCGCTTGCCGGTTTGGATGAGCTTGGTGATCGTTATTGGGTTTGAGCTGCTCACCTTGAGCATTATCCGCGACAACCTGACCCTGAACGTGATCATGCTGATTGCCCCCGTTGAGGCGATTGCCGACTGGCAGGGTGGCGGCTAG
- the hmgA gene encoding homogentisate 1,2-dioxygenase, translating into MTRPAHPHVLTQAPSLTGPHKGYMPGFGNDFETEALPGALPQGQNSPQKCAYGLYGEQLSGTAFTAPSHQNERTWCYRIRPSVKHSHRYTRVELPYWKSAPHVVEDVTSLGQYRWDPVPHSDAPLTWLTGMRTMTTAGDVNTQVGMASHVYLVTASMENSYFYSADSELLVVPQAGHLRFCTELGIIDVAPQEVAILPRGLLYRVEVLKGPARGFVCENYGQKFTLPGRGPIGANCMANRRDFKTPVAAFEDRETPSTVTIKWCGQFHETQIGHSPLDVVAWHGNYAPCKYDLTTYCPVGAVLFDHPDPSIFTVLTAPSGVEGTANIDFVLFRERWMVAEHTFRPPWYHKNIMSELMGNIYGQYDAKPQGFVPGGMSLHNMMLPHGPDREAFEKASNANLGPDKLDNTMSFMFETRFPQHLTRFAAKEAPLQEDYIDCWGDIEKKFDGTPGVK; encoded by the coding sequence ATGACCCGTCCCGCACATCCGCATGTACTGACGCAAGCGCCCAGTCTCACAGGCCCGCATAAGGGCTATATGCCCGGTTTCGGCAATGATTTTGAGACTGAGGCTTTGCCCGGCGCGCTACCCCAGGGGCAGAACAGCCCGCAGAAATGCGCCTATGGGCTCTATGGCGAGCAACTCTCTGGCACGGCTTTTACAGCCCCAAGCCATCAGAATGAGCGCACCTGGTGCTATCGCATAAGACCATCGGTGAAACACTCGCATCGCTACACGCGCGTTGAGCTGCCCTATTGGAAATCAGCACCGCATGTGGTGGAAGATGTGACCTCGCTTGGTCAATACCGCTGGGACCCTGTCCCGCATTCGGACGCGCCTCTGACATGGCTGACGGGCATGCGCACCATGACCACGGCTGGCGATGTAAACACTCAAGTGGGCATGGCGAGCCACGTTTATCTTGTCACAGCCTCCATGGAAAACAGCTATTTCTATTCCGCTGACAGTGAGCTTCTGGTGGTCCCGCAAGCGGGCCATCTGCGCTTTTGCACCGAACTTGGGATTATTGATGTCGCACCACAAGAGGTCGCAATACTGCCTCGCGGCCTGCTCTACCGCGTTGAGGTTCTAAAAGGCCCTGCACGTGGCTTCGTTTGCGAGAACTATGGTCAAAAATTCACCCTGCCCGGTCGCGGTCCGATCGGTGCGAATTGCATGGCCAACCGGCGCGATTTCAAAACGCCTGTGGCTGCCTTTGAAGACCGCGAAACACCCTCGACCGTCACTATCAAATGGTGTGGGCAGTTTCACGAAACACAGATCGGGCATTCACCCTTGGATGTCGTGGCATGGCATGGCAATTACGCGCCCTGCAAATACGACCTGACCACCTATTGCCCTGTCGGCGCAGTGCTCTTTGACCACCCCGACCCGTCGATCTTTACCGTGCTCACCGCGCCCTCGGGTGTTGAGGGCACCGCCAATATCGACTTTGTGCTCTTCCGTGAACGCTGGATGGTGGCGGAACACACCTTCCGCCCGCCCTGGTATCACAAGAACATCATGTCCGAGCTTATGGGCAACATCTATGGCCAGTATGACGCCAAACCGCAGGGCTTCGTTCCCGGCGGCATGTCTCTGCACAACATGATGCTGCCGCACGGGCCTGACCGCGAAGCGTTTGAGAAGGCGTCTAATGCCAATCTGGGGCCTGATAAGCTCGACAATACGATGTCATTCATGTTCGAGACCCGCTTTCCGCAACATCTTACGCGCTTTGCCGCCAAGGAGGCCCCATTGCAAGAGGACTACATCGACTGTTGGGGGGATATCGAAAAGAAGTTTGATGGCACGCCGGGAGTGAAATGA
- a CDS encoding aminotransferase: MTRWDRDHHLHPWAGVEGVGKDEYMRVNTGEGIYLWDSAGKRYIDGPGGMWCVQIGYGREEMAKAIAEQTMQMPYASPWSFTSEPAAVLARKLAEMAPGDLNTVHFTTGGSTAVDTALRAVQFMNNRLGRPEKKIILSREKAYHGSTYLASTMTGKERFKTQFDKADDLVHFLPDINPYGRPEDMSLEDWCDAKLADMEAAIAEVGADKIAAFIAEPILCSGGIIVPPPGYHKRTLDLCHKHDILYISDEVVTGFGRMGHWFASEPVFDIVPDIITCAKGLTSGYIPLGACILSDRVVDQMRGNAENDTFYNGYTYSGHPVGCAAALKNIEIMEREDILGHVQRITPYFQGRLRAIGEKFDIVGDARGMGLLGCLECRPELSDETYAAHLQFGNKLDAVCEEMGLLLRPFGNMAVFSPPLIMTEAQIDEMFDIMEAGLTRLSAEYGA, translated from the coding sequence CTGACTCGTTGGGACCGCGATCACCATCTGCACCCGTGGGCCGGGGTCGAAGGCGTGGGCAAAGACGAATACATGCGCGTCAATACTGGCGAGGGCATCTATCTTTGGGACAGCGCAGGCAAGCGCTATATCGACGGGCCGGGCGGCATGTGGTGCGTACAAATCGGCTATGGCCGCGAGGAAATGGCCAAGGCGATTGCTGAGCAGACCATGCAAATGCCCTATGCCTCGCCGTGGTCCTTTACCTCAGAGCCTGCCGCCGTCTTAGCGCGCAAGCTGGCCGAAATGGCACCGGGAGACCTCAACACTGTGCATTTCACGACCGGTGGTTCGACAGCCGTGGACACAGCTCTGCGCGCGGTTCAATTCATGAACAATCGCCTTGGGCGGCCCGAGAAAAAGATCATCCTATCGCGTGAAAAAGCCTATCACGGCTCGACCTATCTGGCCTCGACCATGACCGGGAAGGAGCGCTTTAAGACACAGTTCGACAAGGCCGACGACCTGGTGCATTTCCTGCCCGACATCAACCCTTATGGCCGCCCCGAAGATATGAGCCTTGAGGACTGGTGCGACGCCAAGCTGGCCGATATGGAAGCCGCCATCGCCGAGGTCGGTGCAGATAAAATCGCCGCCTTCATCGCTGAGCCGATTCTGTGCTCGGGCGGGATCATCGTGCCACCGCCGGGCTATCATAAACGCACGCTCGATCTGTGCCACAAGCATGACATTCTCTATATCTCGGATGAGGTCGTCACCGGCTTTGGCCGCATGGGGCATTGGTTTGCGTCTGAGCCGGTCTTTGACATCGTGCCTGACATCATCACCTGCGCCAAGGGTCTGACCTCGGGGTACATTCCGCTGGGGGCCTGCATTCTGTCAGACCGCGTGGTCGACCAGATGCGCGGCAACGCCGAGAATGACACGTTTTACAACGGCTACACCTATTCCGGTCATCCCGTGGGCTGTGCCGCCGCGCTCAAGAACATCGAGATCATGGAGCGCGAAGACATCCTCGGTCACGTGCAGCGCATCACGCCATATTTCCAAGGGCGTCTGCGCGCCATTGGTGAGAAATTCGACATCGTCGGGGACGCCCGTGGCATGGGCCTTCTGGGCTGTTTGGAATGTCGCCCGGAATTGTCTGACGAAACCTATGCCGCGCATCTGCAATTCGGCAACAAGCTGGATGCGGTCTGTGAAGAGATGGGGCTGCTCCTACGCCCCTTCGGCAATATGGCCGTCTTCTCGCCGCCGCTGATCATGACCGAGGCGCAAATAGACGAGATGTTCGACATTATGGAAGCGGGGTTGACCAGGCTCAGTGCGGAATACGGCGCCTAG
- a CDS encoding GNAT family N-acetyltransferase → MTPLGAKQLVLETDRLRLIPFSLDDLDIARALLCDRDVMRYVADPMSPEQVAEQMHNYIRRGAGGRIGIWCVVRKDTGQKIGDCVLLPVPIETEDYDWSLLSEHAYPDAHIEVGYLLIPEAWGQGYATEICARLLKFAFEQTALDQVVATTDSANHKSRHVLGKCGLQFKGQRRAYGYDDVDWFEIERGDWRSDTI, encoded by the coding sequence GTGACGCCACTTGGAGCAAAACAGCTCGTGCTGGAAACTGATCGATTGCGACTGATCCCGTTCAGCCTTGATGATCTAGATATTGCGCGTGCTTTGCTTTGCGACAGAGACGTCATGAGGTATGTCGCTGACCCGATGTCGCCCGAGCAGGTGGCTGAGCAAATGCACAACTATATCAGACGTGGTGCAGGAGGGCGGATCGGTATCTGGTGTGTGGTCCGCAAGGACACGGGCCAGAAAATCGGTGATTGCGTGTTGCTGCCAGTTCCCATTGAAACGGAGGACTATGACTGGAGCCTGCTGTCCGAACATGCCTACCCTGATGCGCATATCGAGGTGGGGTATCTCTTGATCCCAGAGGCTTGGGGGCAAGGGTATGCCACTGAAATCTGCGCGCGGCTGTTGAAGTTTGCGTTTGAGCAAACCGCTTTAGACCAAGTCGTCGCAACGACAGACAGCGCAAACCACAAATCACGCCATGTTCTGGGCAAATGTGGCCTCCAATTTAAGGGGCAAAGGCGCGCCTATGGGTATGACGATGTGGACTGGTTCGAAATCGAGAGAGGCGACTGGAGGTCTGACACGATCTAG
- a CDS encoding rhodanese-like domain-containing protein: MSKLKKTAAQVVADARARIDEVETADLIALVDDPNTVIVDIRDVRERERTGYIPGSVHTPRGMVEFWIDPDSPYYKEVFGQDKRYVFHSASGWRSALTVATLQEMGFEAAHLKEGFSTWEKQGGPVEKTKGD; the protein is encoded by the coding sequence ATGTCAAAACTCAAAAAGACCGCAGCGCAGGTGGTAGCCGATGCGCGGGCGCGGATTGACGAGGTTGAGACCGCAGACCTGATTGCGCTGGTGGACGATCCCAACACCGTTATTGTTGACATCCGTGACGTGCGCGAGCGCGAAAGAACCGGATACATCCCCGGCAGTGTTCATACCCCGCGTGGTATGGTGGAGTTTTGGATCGACCCCGACAGCCCCTATTACAAAGAGGTCTTCGGGCAGGACAAAAGATACGTGTTTCACAGCGCCAGCGGCTGGCGCTCAGCTCTGACCGTGGCCACGCTTCAGGAAATGGGATTTGAGGCAGCACATCTTAAAGAAGGGTTCTCGACCTGGGAGAAACAGGGCGGACCCGTTGAGAAAACAAAAGGCGATTGA
- a CDS encoding MBL fold metallo-hydrolase, protein MTTGSDTQSSVVLLGTKGGPGIQPGSPMPTSTLVQMGGRTLLVDAGLGATRAICDAGLPLTAIDAVLITHMHSDHVMELGPLLHTAWTTGLRQQLPIFGPPGLEDYWEGFLNAMNYDIALREVDEGRPDFHSLFTIGHITDERPIDLDGVLVTALRNIHPPVADSFALKFQHGADTLVLSGDTEPMPEMIPFARGADLLVHEAMLPEGIQAIVDRMGYDDATRLIDHILRSHSPAAEVGRIAAAAGVGALALNHFVPGHEPGITEADWRAAVTPHYDGPLHVGHDGMVIAFGEDA, encoded by the coding sequence ATGACGACAGGCAGTGACACACAAAGCTCCGTGGTGCTGTTGGGCACCAAAGGTGGTCCGGGCATTCAACCCGGCTCGCCCATGCCGACCTCGACCCTGGTGCAGATGGGCGGGCGGACCCTGTTGGTGGATGCCGGCCTGGGGGCCACCCGCGCCATTTGCGATGCGGGCTTGCCGTTGACCGCGATTGATGCGGTGTTGATCACCCATATGCATTCCGATCATGTGATGGAATTGGGGCCGCTGTTGCACACCGCCTGGACCACGGGCCTGCGCCAGCAATTGCCCATCTTCGGCCCGCCCGGTCTGGAAGATTACTGGGAAGGCTTTTTGAACGCGATGAATTACGACATCGCCCTGCGAGAGGTCGACGAGGGCCGCCCCGATTTTCATAGCCTGTTCACCATTGGGCATATCACCGACGAACGCCCGATTGATCTGGATGGCGTGTTGGTTACCGCCTTGCGCAATATCCATCCGCCCGTTGCCGACAGCTTTGCGTTGAAATTCCAACATGGCGCGGACACGCTGGTGCTGTCGGGCGACACTGAGCCGATGCCCGAGATGATCCCGTTTGCGCGGGGAGCCGACCTGCTGGTGCACGAGGCGATGTTGCCCGAGGGCATTCAGGCCATTGTGGATCGCATGGGGTATGACGATGCCACCCGGCTGATAGATCACATCCTGCGCAGTCATTCCCCGGCTGCCGAAGTGGGCCGCATCGCAGCCGCTGCCGGGGTGGGCGCGCTGGCACTGAACCATTTTGTGCCGGGACACGAGCCGGGCATCACCGAAGCGGATTGGCGGGCGGCCGTCACGCCGCATTACGATGGCCCGCTGCATGTGGGCCATGACGGGATGGTCATTGCCTTTGGGGAGGACGCATGA
- a CDS encoding DMT family transporter: MNTHLKGLIITTLGVLFVVPDSLFVRLIEAEPLVVAFWRGLTAGVLILIGVLAFQGVGAIKASLNTGRAGLVYIVLMGSTAPGFVMAVTQTSVANVVFIFASMPVFSSIFARVFLGERIGRRMVLTMVGVFVGLGILAYGSHESEIASWKGDLWAVFVSAAYAAALTAVRRVKDVSMIPAIPFSYIGAALVVLPFVSPLEPVAAQWDLFLYHGLFIAVATCFLTLGPRYISSVEVSLLILLESVLAPLLVWAVVGEDPGRWALVGGAVVIGVLLISNMVLLRRGKERAA; this comes from the coding sequence ATGAATACACATCTCAAGGGCCTCATCATCACCACACTGGGCGTGCTCTTTGTCGTCCCGGACTCGCTCTTTGTCCGTTTGATCGAGGCCGAGCCTTTGGTGGTTGCGTTCTGGCGGGGCCTGACGGCGGGTGTGCTGATCCTGATTGGGGTGCTGGCGTTTCAGGGTGTCGGCGCGATCAAAGCCTCGCTCAACACGGGCCGCGCCGGGCTTGTCTACATCGTGCTGATGGGGTCCACAGCGCCGGGTTTTGTGATGGCGGTCACGCAAACCAGTGTGGCGAATGTTGTTTTCATTTTCGCCTCGATGCCTGTCTTTTCGTCGATCTTTGCCCGGGTGTTTCTGGGCGAACGCATCGGACGGCGCATGGTGCTGACCATGGTAGGAGTCTTTGTGGGCCTAGGCATTCTGGCCTATGGCAGCCACGAAAGCGAGATCGCGTCCTGGAAAGGTGATCTGTGGGCCGTGTTCGTATCCGCTGCCTATGCCGCAGCATTAACGGCGGTGCGCCGGGTCAAAGATGTGTCAATGATCCCGGCGATCCCTTTTTCCTACATTGGGGCGGCGCTGGTGGTGTTGCCGTTTGTGTCCCCGCTGGAACCGGTTGCGGCGCAGTGGGATCTGTTCCTGTACCATGGGCTGTTCATCGCTGTGGCGACCTGCTTTCTCACCCTGGGCCCGCGCTACATCAGCTCAGTTGAAGTCTCATTGCTGATCTTGCTGGAATCGGTTTTGGCGCCGCTGCTCGTCTGGGCTGTGGTCGGCGAAGACCCCGGTCGCTGGGCGCTGGTTGGTGGCGCGGTGGTGATCGGTGTTCTATTGATCTCCAACATGGTTTTGCTCAGGCGGGGCAAGGAGCGCGCCGCGTGA